The Methanobacterium sp. Maddingley MBC34 genomic sequence GTAACTGACTCTGGAGGGTACTCCTTTATCAGACTGAAATCCTGGATGTATTTTTTGAAGTTATGCCATTTGGCATCGTACTCTTCACCGTAGGTGGTCCACTGGCCTGCGATCTTCTGCGGTAGGATGAGAGAAATGATTGATACCACTCCCAGGACTATAGATGCCAATAAGGCGAAAGTAGCTGCAGGTAAAGAATCGGTAATGGTTATGAAGAACACGATGGCAGCCACTATAATTCCTGCCACTCCAAAAATCTTTAAATAATTGTCTCCCTTTTTGATGAAGATCTTATTCAACTGGTCATCACTGAGGAATCTGTCTTTTATATCAGCTTTCCAGTTATTGTAGGTGTCACGGAAAGATTTTGCAGTCTCCTTATCCGATAAATCCGCAGAGATCTGGTCCAGGGATATCAATCCATCTTCTTCAAACTCTTCCAGAAAGTTTAAAATGTCCAATTCAAATTCTTTAAGGGTAGATTTATCCTTAGCAGTGTTAATTTTAAGAAACATAGAGTCATCTATTCCATAACCTTCCTTGGATAGCGGTTCTTTCTCCATTAAAAGGTATTTTCTGTCGATTAGATCCATTATGGTGGCTTTAAAGCCATCCATGTCTGGCTCTCCTATTTTCTTGGAGAACCCTGGGCCGCAGATGGCATTGACCAGGGCAGGTGGATCATCAGTAGGGATGTCTCGCTCATATTCTGCCTGATAATCTATTTTTGGCTCCCTCCCATAGCGGTAGTAAATAATTACCGGTACAAAAAGGGCTAGAATCATTAAAATTGCTAAAATTGAATATAAATTGCTATAAAAGTTGAGCTGATTCTGGTAATCGTTCTGTATCTGTTCTATCTGATTTAAGGCGTCTTGATTTATGATGGTTCCGTTGGTGGGGTTGTTTGAGAATTGACTTTTGGGTAGGACCATCCTAACTTCCAAGTAATCTCCTGAAGGAATAGTTCCACTGGTTATCGCCAGAGTGTTACCCTGCCAGCTGGAATTTTTAGCATAATACGGAGGATTCAACCAGTATTCAACACCATCACTGGAAGGAACATGAATTTTGGCATTGAGCTGGCCAATTGGCTCTTCCCATCCTTCACCCACCAGTTTATACTGTAATTCAACTATGTCATTGTAAAACCGCAACACGTGCAACAGGTCATATTCAAGGGTGACATCCACATCCCTATTGGAAATTGGACTGGTTTTTGCCGCATCAGAGTATAAATATATTTTAATCCGCTGATTGGTGCCCTGATCAATGATTTCATCACTGGAATAAACACCATCAGTGGAAACCTTCACATTTTGAAGGATCTGGCCACTTTTTAAGGGTAAATCCCGGTACACTCCGTTGTAGGTTCCTGAAAAAGAGTAATGGATGGTTTCCTTAACATGAATGGAACCATCATTTTGCAGGAAAAGATCCATATCAATGGAAGGTATGGAATAGCTCCTGTCTTCAGCAAAGGCAAATCCCGTGCATAAAAGTAGAATAATGGATAACGTGGCTATTAAAATAACATAATTCTTTTTATCCACTGGTAATCCTCCTTAAGGAATTAGAACTCAACTTTAGGGACTTCCCTTTTGGCCTCTTCGATCTCGAAGAATTCTGCTTCCTGGAAGTGGAACATTGATGCTATGATGTTACTGGGGACCATCTGGCATTTGTTGTTGTACATCAACACCGTGTCGTTGTAAAACTGTCTGGAATAAGCAATTTTATTCTCAGTTTCCTCTAACTGGCTTTGTAGCTCCAGAAAGTTTTCATTGGCCTTCAATTCAGGATAGTTCTCTGCCACGGCAAAAAGACTCTTCAGAGTATCAGTTAATATATTGTTGGCTTCTGCAGTTTCTTGAACTGTTTTAGCATTCATCAAACCGGCTCTTGCCTCGGTTACATTTTGAAAAACTGTTTTTTCGTGTTTAGCATATCCTTTTACAGTTTCCACCAGATTGGGTATGAGGTCTGCACGACGGTTCAACTGAACATCAATCTGAGACCAGGCATTTTTAACTCTATTTCTGAGCTGAACCAGACTGTTGTAAAGATACACAAACACGACCACTATCAGAATCAGTATAATTAGTATTATTAGTTCGATTAACATTTCCATCACCAGTCATAAATTTTGATCATGTTCTTATTAATCCCTGTACAATTATCATTAATATAATTTAGCTAAATCAAAGGTTCAAAAAATTTAGTGATATAATTCGAAACCTGAAAAATCTAAAACACCATTTCCCTTCGAATCATAAATGATTTAGGGAAATATTAAGCGAATCAACTTAATGTATACTTTAAAATGCCATAAATAAAGTAAATTGACTAGTGCCACTTTTAAACTATAATGAAGATAATACAATCCCATTCATGCCCACTTACGTTAAACCACTTACGTTAAATATAATATAAACTTCAAAGAAAAAATAATCAATTAATGTAAGTGCCTAATCAATTAAACAAAGTAGGAATCAATTAATGGACTCAAATAGATTGGAGTTATCCTATCTAGAATTCTTATAATAATGAGGGGATCGAGTTGAAAAACCTTGGAACTGGTGTGATGATGGTTGCCGCAGTTTTGGTGGCGGTGGTCATTGTGATCTTACCCCATAATCCCATCATATCTGATGATAATATTTCAGATGTCATTCAAACACCTTTCAACCCAGAGTCATTCCCTAATAATTTCCCTAATAATATTATAAATACAGACACTACTACTAATTCTCTTATTTTTAATGTGAATGCTTACTCTTCAAGCATTTTACATAGTCCTAATACTCAAAATGGACTTGAAGACCAAATCTCCACAATTTATTCTCCAGATATTAGTACAGTCATTGCTTTATTCGATCCCTATGTTGAAAATCTGTTTGAAAATAGCCTTATCCCTGGAGCGGCAGTGGTGGTGGTTTACCAAGACAGAATTGTTTATATGAAGACCCTAGGGGTTAAAAAAGTGGGAGAAAATGATCCTGTAGATGAGGACACCCTATTTGAGATAGGATCCGCTTCCAAGGCTTTCACTTCTGCAGCTATGGCTGCCCTGGTGGATGAGGGTGTGATAAACTGGGAGAATCTGGCACGCCAATACTACAGTGATCCTGATAAATTCTTGCTTAACAACTCCCAGATCACTGAAGAAATTAACATGCTTGATCTGCTCTCCCACCGCAGTGGATTGCCCCCACAGGCAGGCAGTTACCATGTAATGGAGTTCTGGTATGATTTTAATGAAACACTCTTCCATTTACGATATTTACCACCTGAAAGTGAATTCAGAACCCAGTACGCTTATCAGAACATCCTTTATGCATTAGCTGGATATTCTGCTTCCCAAGCCGCGGGGATGACCTGGGATGACCTTATAAGGCAAAAGATATTCCAGCCACTTCAAATGAATTCCAGTACCACCACCCTCCAGGAATTCCTCAATAATCCCAACCATGCCAGTAACCATGAAATAAATGAAAATGGACAGGTTAACTATATGGAACCTTATAATCTTGATGCCATGGGCCCTGCCACCAGTATAAGTGCCTCCATCAAGGATCTGGGGAACTGGATTCGTTTCCAGATGAATAATGGTCAGTTCAACGGACAACAAGTGGTATCATCCCAATCTTTAGGTGAAACCCATAACATTCATATTGTAATTGACCAGCAGACTGGTTATACCCTAGGCTATGGATTGGGCTGGGGTGTGGAAGTGGGAACTGATTCTTATGAAATCATGCACAGTGGATCCACAGTGTATTCCTGCAGTTACACGGATCTCTTCCTCACTGATGATCTGGGTATAATGGTGGTTGCCAATGAAGGAACCAGAGGAATAAGATTCGGACAATTACTGAGTGAAATGTTGCATAATATTTACAAAAGCGGTGCAGTGCCTGTTGGGACCAGTACACAGTTTACTCCTGATGATTCTGCCTTTAATGAGGATGCTGCCTTCACCAATCCCCAATATGAAAAACTTCCCCAAATTTTAAATTCAGTTCCATTACCATACCCAATTGAAAATTACATGGGAAATTATTCTTCAGACTATTGGGGGGACATTAAAATAGAGAAAAAAAATGAAACCAGCCTTTTACTGTACCCTGGGAACAACCCAAATCCCATAACCCTCAATCATTACAGTGGTAACACCTTTAATGAAAGCGACCTACAAACTGAGGTAACTTTCAGTGATTTTGTAGCTGATGCCCCTCAACAGGTTGTTGTTAAAAAATGGGAACAATACGGGGCAAATGGCACATTTAACCGGGTTTAACTGAAAGTATCTAATTCAAGTTTTGATCTTGTCGAATGTGAAACTGCAATCACAGACAGAGAGGTAAGTTTCAAGTGTAAAAATGAAGATCAATGAACTTCCTCCTGAAGAGGTTTATGGAGAATTAAACTCTTCTAATAGGGGATTAACAAGTGAAGAGGCCCAAAAGAGGCTTGAAGAATATGGGGCCAATCAGATTGAGGAAGTTAAGAAAAAACCTGTTATTTTTAAGTTTTTAGCCAATCTTTACCAGCTCCTGGCATTATTACTTTGGGCAGCCAGTGCACTTGCTTTTTTAAGTGGCACGCCCCAGTTAGGGTTCGCCATCATTGCAGTTATTATTATCAATGCTATTTTCAGTTTCTGGCAGGAGTATAAGGCAGAACAGGCACTGGAGGCCTTGAAAAAGATACTTCCATCCAAGGCCAAGGTAATTCGCAACCAGGAGAAAATTGAGATATTATCCGCCAAACTGGTTCCGGGTGATCTGTTGGTGCTGGATGAGGGAGATAACATCTCCTCAGATGCCCGTCTGGTGGAAGTCAGTCAGATGAAGGTGGATAGTTCTACCCTTACTGGTGAGTCCAAACCTGTCCGCAAATTCGCACATGAAGTTGCAGAAGGTGATCATGCCTTTGTAGAGATGGGTAACCTGGTATTTGCAGGCACGAGTGTGGCTTCTGGCTCTGGAAAGGCTGTGGTATTTGCCACTGGCCGAGATACCGAGTTCAACCAGATAGCCAGTTTAACCCAGGAGGTTAGCCAGGAAGCCAGTCCCTTGCAAAAGGAGCTGGCCAGGGTAACCCGTATCATAGCAGTTATTGCCATATTACTGGGAGTTACCCTCTTTGCAGTGAACCTCTGGGTGGTTAAACTCCCACTCCAGGTGGCTTTCATCTTTGCTATCGGACTGACCGTTGCTAACGTCCCTGAAGGACTGCTGCCCACTGTTACACTGGCACTTGCTGCCTCCGTGCAGAAGATGGTTCGGAAAAATGCCCTTATAAAACGTTTGTCCAGTGTGGAAACCCTGGGATCCACCAATATCATCTGCACTGACAAGACCGGTACCATAACCAAAAACGAGATGACTGTGCGTAAGGTCTGGCTTCCCTGTGAGATTATTGATGTTACGGGTGCCGGTTACTCTCCAGATGGGAAATTCCTACATAAAGGAGCGCCAATCCATCATCGCGAAATCAGGGAACTTAAGCTCCTCTTGAGATCAGCTACCTTCTGTAATGATTCCAAGCTTATGGAAAGTGAAAATCCAGGAGACAAATGGAAAATAATTGGTGACCCTACTGAAGCTTCTCTCCTGGTAGCTGCCCGAAAAAATGGTTTCAACTGGGAAGATGAGATAAAAAAGAATCCACGAATATTAGAGCTTCCCTTCGACTCCCAGCGGAAATCTATGACCAGCATCCACCAGAAAAACCATGGTCAGGTGGCCTATGTTAAAGGCGCTCCTAAAAAAATCATCAGCCTTTCTCCCCTGATCTCTGATGATGGTGTTGTGAGACCATTCACTGATGAAGAGAAAGAAAAAGTGGTTAGAATACACGACAAACTGGCTGCTTCCGGGCTACGTATACTGGCCATGGCCTATCGTGACTTACCACCTGATTTTGATGATTACCAGACCGATAATGTCGAACGAAATCTTGTATTTCTGGGTATGATGGCCATGCAGGACCCTCCACGTCCAGAAGTGAAACCTGCTGTTGGTGACTGTCATAAAGCTGGCATCCGTATCATTATGATTACCGGTGATTATGGTTTAACTGCCCAGGCCATAGCCAAGGAAGTGGGAATAGTGAGTGAGGCCTGTCGCATTGTTAAGGGTAAGGAACTTGACCAGATGAGTGATGAACAAGTGAAAGAAGTTTTAAAGGGAGAATGTAATGTTATTTTTGCACGGGCAGTGCCCGAGCATAAGATGCGCATCGCCAGTATCTTGGAAAGCATGGATGAAATTGTGGCCATGACTGGTGATGGGGTTAACGATGCTCCGGCCCTTCGTAAGGCAGATATAGGGGTGGCCATGGGCATAACCGGCACTGATGTTGCCAAAGAAGCCGCAGATATGATCCTTACTGATGATAACTTCGCCACCATTGTGGAAGCCATTAAGGAAGGCCGTACCATCTATGAGAATATTCGTAAGTTCATCACCTACATCTTCTCCCATGAAACCGCTGAAATCGTACCCTTTGTTATGATGGTACTTTTCAGGATCCCTTTACCCATTACAGTTATGCAGATCCTGGCCATTGATCTGGGAACAGATACTGTGCCTGCTCTGGCTCTGGGAGTGGGTCCTGCTGAGTCAGATGTTATGAACAGGCCACCTCGTCCCCGTAAAGAACGCTTATTGAATTTTGGAGTTATATTCAGAGGTTATATTTTCCTGGGGATAATTGAAGCTGCCCTGGTAATGTCTGGTTTCTTCTGGGTCCTAACAAGTAGCGGCTGGACCTTGGGCCAGCAACTCTCATTCACCGATCCGATTTACTTAAAGGCCACCAGCATGGTCTTCGCAGGTATTGTCCTGGCCCAGATGGGAAATCTCCTGGGCTGCCAGACCAACAGAACATCGGTACTGGATGTGGGAATCTTTAAAAACAGGTGGATTTTAAGGGGAATTGCATTCTCAGTGGCTGTGATGCTGGCCATTATTTACATTCCCCCATTACAGGGAATATTCGGCACCACTGCCCTTGGACTAATCGAATGGCTCTACTTACTTACCTTTGTACCCATAATGTTCCTAGCAGATGAACTTCGCAAGTACATGGTTAGGAGAAGTCTTTAAAGTCAATAGAAGCAATAATCCCCTTAAAGTACTAAAAAAATAATAAAAATGACCTAATCTTACAAAAAGTACAAATTAATTAATATTAAAAAATCCTCACTGTAATTTAGAGGTGTACATTAAGGGAAGTATTCTGTTAGATAGGGAAGTACTCTATTAGAGAAAATTTAGGGAATTAATCTGTTGGAGAAAATACTTCATGATAAATCATATTAGATAGAAATAAAAAAACGAAGTACAACTATAAATTTCCAAATTTGAAATATTAAAAAGGAGGAATAAAAATGAAATGGCAAATTATAATGTTATCAGTATTAGTTTTTGTTTTTATGTCATTTTCGACCGTTTGGGCGAATGAAGAGCCTATAGGAGAATCTGGTTCCCAGATAAGCACGTCAAGTGTGGCCAGCATTACACCATTAATGAAAGGGAGTAGTGGGGGCAGTAAAAGTAGCAGCTCTTCCAGTAAAACAAAAACCAGTGACGGTGATGACACCTCAGATGTTAACGATACCGATGATTCCAGTGGAGGATTCCCCTGGTGGATTATCATTGTTATAATCGTAGTCATCCTGGGAATAA encodes the following:
- a CDS encoding putative membrane protein (PFAM: Predicted membrane protein (DUF2207)), with product MDKKNYVILIATLSIILLLCTGFAFAEDRSYSIPSIDMDLFLQNDGSIHVKETIHYSFSGTYNGVYRDLPLKSGQILQNVKVSTDGVYSSDEIIDQGTNQRIKIYLYSDAAKTSPISNRDVDVTLEYDLLHVLRFYNDIVELQYKLVGEGWEEPIGQLNAKIHVPSSDGVEYWLNPPYYAKNSSWQGNTLAITSGTIPSGDYLEVRMVLPKSQFSNNPTNGTIINQDALNQIEQIQNDYQNQLNFYSNLYSILAILMILALFVPVIIYYRYGREPKIDYQAEYERDIPTDDPPALVNAICGPGFSKKIGEPDMDGFKATIMDLIDRKYLLMEKEPLSKEGYGIDDSMFLKINTAKDKSTLKEFELDILNFLEEFEEDGLISLDQISADLSDKETAKSFRDTYNNWKADIKDRFLSDDQLNKIFIKKGDNYLKIFGVAGIIVAAIVFFITITDSLPAATFALLASIVLGVVSIISLILPQKIAGQWTTYGEEYDAKWHNFKKYIQDFSLIKEYPPESVT
- a CDS encoding penicillin-binding protein, beta-lactamase class C (PFAM: Beta-lactamase; Domain of unknown function (DUF3471)), with the translated sequence MKNLGTGVMMVAAVLVAVVIVILPHNPIISDDNISDVIQTPFNPESFPNNFPNNIINTDTTTNSLIFNVNAYSSSILHSPNTQNGLEDQISTIYSPDISTVIALFDPYVENLFENSLIPGAAVVVVYQDRIVYMKTLGVKKVGENDPVDEDTLFEIGSASKAFTSAAMAALVDEGVINWENLARQYYSDPDKFLLNNSQITEEINMLDLLSHRSGLPPQAGSYHVMEFWYDFNETLFHLRYLPPESEFRTQYAYQNILYALAGYSASQAAGMTWDDLIRQKIFQPLQMNSSTTTLQEFLNNPNHASNHEINENGQVNYMEPYNLDAMGPATSISASIKDLGNWIRFQMNNGQFNGQQVVSSQSLGETHNIHIVIDQQTGYTLGYGLGWGVEVGTDSYEIMHSGSTVYSCSYTDLFLTDDLGIMVVANEGTRGIRFGQLLSEMLHNIYKSGAVPVGTSTQFTPDDSAFNEDAAFTNPQYEKLPQILNSVPLPYPIENYMGNYSSDYWGDIKIEKKNETSLLLYPGNNPNPITLNHYSGNTFNESDLQTEVTFSDFVADAPQQVVVKKWEQYGANGTFNRV
- a CDS encoding cation transport ATPase (PFAM: E1-E2 ATPase; Cation transporting ATPase, C-terminus; haloacid dehalogenase-like hydrolase; Cation transporter/ATPase, N-terminus~TIGRFAM: ATPase, P-type (transporting), HAD superfamily, subfamily IC) → MKINELPPEEVYGELNSSNRGLTSEEAQKRLEEYGANQIEEVKKKPVIFKFLANLYQLLALLLWAASALAFLSGTPQLGFAIIAVIIINAIFSFWQEYKAEQALEALKKILPSKAKVIRNQEKIEILSAKLVPGDLLVLDEGDNISSDARLVEVSQMKVDSSTLTGESKPVRKFAHEVAEGDHAFVEMGNLVFAGTSVASGSGKAVVFATGRDTEFNQIASLTQEVSQEASPLQKELARVTRIIAVIAILLGVTLFAVNLWVVKLPLQVAFIFAIGLTVANVPEGLLPTVTLALAASVQKMVRKNALIKRLSSVETLGSTNIICTDKTGTITKNEMTVRKVWLPCEIIDVTGAGYSPDGKFLHKGAPIHHREIRELKLLLRSATFCNDSKLMESENPGDKWKIIGDPTEASLLVAARKNGFNWEDEIKKNPRILELPFDSQRKSMTSIHQKNHGQVAYVKGAPKKIISLSPLISDDGVVRPFTDEEKEKVVRIHDKLAASGLRILAMAYRDLPPDFDDYQTDNVERNLVFLGMMAMQDPPRPEVKPAVGDCHKAGIRIIMITGDYGLTAQAIAKEVGIVSEACRIVKGKELDQMSDEQVKEVLKGECNVIFARAVPEHKMRIASILESMDEIVAMTGDGVNDAPALRKADIGVAMGITGTDVAKEAADMILTDDNFATIVEAIKEGRTIYENIRKFITYIFSHETAEIVPFVMMVLFRIPLPITVMQILAIDLGTDTVPALALGVGPAESDVMNRPPRPRKERLLNFGVIFRGYIFLGIIEAALVMSGFFWVLTSSGWTLGQQLSFTDPIYLKATSMVFAGIVLAQMGNLLGCQTNRTSVLDVGIFKNRWILRGIAFSVAVMLAIIYIPPLQGIFGTTALGLIEWLYLLTFVPIMFLADELRKYMVRRSL
- a CDS encoding hypothetical protein (PFAM: LemA family) encodes the protein MEMLIELIILIILILIVVVFVYLYNSLVQLRNRVKNAWSQIDVQLNRRADLIPNLVETVKGYAKHEKTVFQNVTEARAGLMNAKTVQETAEANNILTDTLKSLFAVAENYPELKANENFLELQSQLEETENKIAYSRQFYNDTVLMYNNKCQMVPSNIIASMFHFQEAEFFEIEEAKREVPKVEF